Proteins encoded within one genomic window of Misgurnus anguillicaudatus chromosome 18, ASM2758022v2, whole genome shotgun sequence:
- the LOC129429609 gene encoding flavin-containing monooxygenase 5-like isoform X1, which yields MICFCVYRDHSVLTVLLRSMAKRVAVIGAGHAGLVSIKCCLDEGLEPVCFESSVDIGGLRRFKETHEAERTSIYRSLVANTSKEMMCFSDLPMPDHPPNHMHNSPLLQHPRPYAEHFGLLKHIQLKTKVSSVRQRPDFSTSGQWDVVTVNRDGRDEKHVFDGVLVCTGQYTQPNKPLSDFKGVDTFPGIILHSWDYRDPDLYHGKRVVIVGIGNSGVDIAVELSRVCEKVFLSTRTGAWVIGRLSNRGHPVDLVLVKRNVDLMFRLLPQSLLNWIGERMLNQKYDHKFYGLQPKHGFFNRRPIINDDLPGRILMGALVMKPNLQKIQDSTVVFDDGTAEEKIDAVILCTGYNYAFPFLPTSLNSGPDGELTLYKRIFPPSLERPTLAIMGLFQPNGAIMPAVELQARWATRVIAGLNHLPSNRKMHEIIEKERRANLKCYACPKEAVLQVNYIPYLDFMAKEVGVRPNIVWLLLSDPALGLRVLFGPCTPYQFRLRGPGHWSGARQAILTVWERVAKPMKTRPIPDPKSSSLLYWLGVAGGAAVIVIIMVKQKKIPFFLRINYIETALFGQKRLG from the exons ATGATTTGTTTTTGTGTATATCGTGATCATTCAGTACTGACAGTGTTGCTGAGGAGCATGGCTAAGCGTGTTGCTGTGATTGGAGCAGGCCATGCTGGGCTGGTCTCCATCAAATGTTGCTTGGATGAAGGTCTGGAACCGGTGTGTTTTGAAAGCAGTGTTGATATCGGTGGACTCCGGAGATTTAAG GAGACACATGAGGCAGAACGCACCAGCATTTATCGTTCTCTAGTAGCGAACACCTCTAAAGAGATGATGTGCTTCAGTGATCTCCCGATGCCGGACCACCCCCCGAACCACATGCACAACTCCCCGCTCCTGCAGCACCCAAGACCATACGCTGAACACTTCGGCTTGCTCAAACATATTCAATTAAAG ACTAAAGTAAGCAGTGTGAGACAGAGGCCGGATTTCTCTACCTCTGGTCAGTGGGATGTGGTGACCGTGAACAGAGATGGACGAGATGAGAAACACGTGTTTGATGGTGTTCTAGTGTGTACAGGACAATACACACAACCTAACAAACCCCTCTctgactttaaag GTGTTGATACATTCCCAGGAATAATTCTCCACAGCTGGGATTATAGGGATCCTGATCTTTACCATGGAAAGAGAGTTGTGATTGTTGGGATTGGAAATTCAGGTGTAGACATTGCTGTGGAGCTCAGCAGAGTTTGTGAGAAG GTGTTTCTGAGTACCCGAACAGGGGCATGGGTCATAGGTCGTTTGTCAAATAGAGGGCACCCTGTGGATTTAGTGCTGGTAAAGCGAAACGTGGATCTGATGTTTCGCCTTCTGCCTCAAAGTCTGTTGAACTGGATTGGAGAGAGAATGCTCAATCAGAAATATGATCACAAGTTTTATGGACTACAGCCTAAACACGG ATTTTTTAACCGGCGTCCCATAATCAACGATGACCTCCCAGGTCGCATTTTGATGGGAGCCCTGGTGATGAAACCAAATCTCCAAAAAATTCAAGACTCAACAGTCGTATTCGATGATGGGACAGCTGAAGAGAAGATCGATGCTGTGATCTTGTGTACCGGATATAATTACGCATTCCCCTTCCTCCCTACCTCCTTAAACTCTGGTCCTGATGGAGAACTGACACTCTACAAAAGAATCTTTCCCCCATCTCTAGAGCGTCCGACATTGGCCATCATGGGTCTTTTCCAGCCCAATGGGGCGATCATGCCAGCTGTCGAACTGCAGGCACGCTGGGCCACCCGGGTCATCGCAG GGTTAAACCATCTTCCTTCAAACCGAAAAATGCATGAAATTATTGAAAAGGAACGCAGAGCAAATTTAAAATG TTACGCTTGTCCCAAGGAGGCTGTCCTTCAAGTGAATTATATTCCTTATCTAGATTTCATGGCAAAGGAAGTGGGTGTCCGACCAAACATAGTTTGGTTACTTCTCAGTGACCCTGCTTTGGGTTTGAGGGTTCTTTTTGGTCCCTGTACGCCCTACCAGTTTCGTCTACGTGGACCAGGACATTGGAGTGGTGCTCGTCAGGCTATCCTTACAGTATGGGAGCGTGTGGCCAAACCCATGAAGACACGCCCCATTCCAGACCCAAAATCCAGCAGTTTGTTATATTGGTTGGGCGTTGCAGGAGGTGCTGCAGTAATTGTGATCATTATGGTAAAACAAAAGAAGATTCCATTTTTTTTGAGAATCAATTACATTGAGACAGCCTTATTTGGACAAAAGCGTttagggtaa
- the LOC129429609 gene encoding flavin-containing monooxygenase 5-like isoform X2, which produces MAKRVAVIGAGHAGLVSIKCCLDEGLEPVCFESSVDIGGLRRFKETHEAERTSIYRSLVANTSKEMMCFSDLPMPDHPPNHMHNSPLLQHPRPYAEHFGLLKHIQLKTKVSSVRQRPDFSTSGQWDVVTVNRDGRDEKHVFDGVLVCTGQYTQPNKPLSDFKGVDTFPGIILHSWDYRDPDLYHGKRVVIVGIGNSGVDIAVELSRVCEKVFLSTRTGAWVIGRLSNRGHPVDLVLVKRNVDLMFRLLPQSLLNWIGERMLNQKYDHKFYGLQPKHGFFNRRPIINDDLPGRILMGALVMKPNLQKIQDSTVVFDDGTAEEKIDAVILCTGYNYAFPFLPTSLNSGPDGELTLYKRIFPPSLERPTLAIMGLFQPNGAIMPAVELQARWATRVIAGLNHLPSNRKMHEIIEKERRANLKCYACPKEAVLQVNYIPYLDFMAKEVGVRPNIVWLLLSDPALGLRVLFGPCTPYQFRLRGPGHWSGARQAILTVWERVAKPMKTRPIPDPKSSSLLYWLGVAGGAAVIVIIMVKQKKIPFFLRINYIETALFGQKRLG; this is translated from the exons ATGGCTAAGCGTGTTGCTGTGATTGGAGCAGGCCATGCTGGGCTGGTCTCCATCAAATGTTGCTTGGATGAAGGTCTGGAACCGGTGTGTTTTGAAAGCAGTGTTGATATCGGTGGACTCCGGAGATTTAAG GAGACACATGAGGCAGAACGCACCAGCATTTATCGTTCTCTAGTAGCGAACACCTCTAAAGAGATGATGTGCTTCAGTGATCTCCCGATGCCGGACCACCCCCCGAACCACATGCACAACTCCCCGCTCCTGCAGCACCCAAGACCATACGCTGAACACTTCGGCTTGCTCAAACATATTCAATTAAAG ACTAAAGTAAGCAGTGTGAGACAGAGGCCGGATTTCTCTACCTCTGGTCAGTGGGATGTGGTGACCGTGAACAGAGATGGACGAGATGAGAAACACGTGTTTGATGGTGTTCTAGTGTGTACAGGACAATACACACAACCTAACAAACCCCTCTctgactttaaag GTGTTGATACATTCCCAGGAATAATTCTCCACAGCTGGGATTATAGGGATCCTGATCTTTACCATGGAAAGAGAGTTGTGATTGTTGGGATTGGAAATTCAGGTGTAGACATTGCTGTGGAGCTCAGCAGAGTTTGTGAGAAG GTGTTTCTGAGTACCCGAACAGGGGCATGGGTCATAGGTCGTTTGTCAAATAGAGGGCACCCTGTGGATTTAGTGCTGGTAAAGCGAAACGTGGATCTGATGTTTCGCCTTCTGCCTCAAAGTCTGTTGAACTGGATTGGAGAGAGAATGCTCAATCAGAAATATGATCACAAGTTTTATGGACTACAGCCTAAACACGG ATTTTTTAACCGGCGTCCCATAATCAACGATGACCTCCCAGGTCGCATTTTGATGGGAGCCCTGGTGATGAAACCAAATCTCCAAAAAATTCAAGACTCAACAGTCGTATTCGATGATGGGACAGCTGAAGAGAAGATCGATGCTGTGATCTTGTGTACCGGATATAATTACGCATTCCCCTTCCTCCCTACCTCCTTAAACTCTGGTCCTGATGGAGAACTGACACTCTACAAAAGAATCTTTCCCCCATCTCTAGAGCGTCCGACATTGGCCATCATGGGTCTTTTCCAGCCCAATGGGGCGATCATGCCAGCTGTCGAACTGCAGGCACGCTGGGCCACCCGGGTCATCGCAG GGTTAAACCATCTTCCTTCAAACCGAAAAATGCATGAAATTATTGAAAAGGAACGCAGAGCAAATTTAAAATG TTACGCTTGTCCCAAGGAGGCTGTCCTTCAAGTGAATTATATTCCTTATCTAGATTTCATGGCAAAGGAAGTGGGTGTCCGACCAAACATAGTTTGGTTACTTCTCAGTGACCCTGCTTTGGGTTTGAGGGTTCTTTTTGGTCCCTGTACGCCCTACCAGTTTCGTCTACGTGGACCAGGACATTGGAGTGGTGCTCGTCAGGCTATCCTTACAGTATGGGAGCGTGTGGCCAAACCCATGAAGACACGCCCCATTCCAGACCCAAAATCCAGCAGTTTGTTATATTGGTTGGGCGTTGCAGGAGGTGCTGCAGTAATTGTGATCATTATGGTAAAACAAAAGAAGATTCCATTTTTTTTGAGAATCAATTACATTGAGACAGCCTTATTTGGACAAAAGCGTttagggtaa